DNA sequence from the Planctomicrobium piriforme genome:
AGGAGCTTGGACAATTGGGGATTGATCCCTCTGATCCGCCTTCTACCGAGTGAATGTTCAAATGGCATCGACGACCTCTTCACATACACAATTCCTCTGCGTCCTCGGCGCTCTCTGCGTTTCAAAAATCGTCTTTCCACCACGATCAGAATGTCAGCCCTTTCAGGCAATTCGTAAACGATGAACTACCACGACATTTCCCGGATGATCGACCATGCCCTGTTGAGTCCCCGGCTCACTGCCGCCGACCTCGACGCCGGCATTGATCTCGCCCTCCGCTATGAAGTCGCCAGCGCCTGCATCATGCCGTATGCCCTGCGTCACTGTGCCGAACGTCTCTCCGGCACCGGCGTCAAAGCGAGTACCACCATCGGTTTCCCCCACGGCAGCCAGCCGACAAGCGTCAAACAGTTCGAAGCGGAACATGCGATCGCCAACGGTTGCGAGGAACTCGATATGGTCGTCAACATCTCTCAGGTGCTCAGCGGCGCCTGGGATGCCGTCCGCACCGACATTCAGGCGGTCATTGCGCCCGCTCATGCCGCTGGCCGCAAGGTGAAAGTCATCTTCGAAACCTGTGATCTTCTCAATGACCACAAACGCCGCCTGTGTGACATTTGCGGGGAACTGAACGCCGATTGGGTCAAAACCTCCACTGGATTCAGCACACAAGGGGCGACGCTCGCCGACGTGCAGCTCATGCGGGCCTGTTCGCCGCCGCACGTTCAGGTGAAAGCCGCTGGCGGAGTCCGCACCTTCGACGACCTGCTCGCCTTCCGCACCGCCGGAGCCACCCGCATCGGCACCAGCAAAACCCGCGAACTCCTCGAAGCCTGTCGCACCCGACTCTCCCTCCCCCCGCTCAGCGCCTCAGGCGTCTCCACCACTGGCTATTGAGACAAGAGCGATCAACTCCTTTTCGTGTCTTTCGTCTTTTTCGTGGTCACTCTTCTCCTCCCGTCAAACTCGCGATTTTTCCCGGAACCCGGCCCGCTCAGTGGTGTTGTTAACTGCAGCGCCCTTTCCCGGCATTCATGTCGGGCGGTCATTCAGCGGAGGAATTGTTCATGCGGTTTGCGTCCCTGGTAAGATCTGCGGCGGTGCTGGGATTGACCATCGCGTTCCAGCCGTCAGGCTTGTGCCGCGCCGATGACTGGCTGCGATTCCGCGGTCCCAATGGTTCTGGCGTCAGCACGGATACCGAATCGATTCCCGCCAAGTGGTCCGCGACGGAAAACCTCAAGTGGAAAACGGCGCTCCCTGGGCCGGGTTCGTCTTCGCCGATCATCGTCGGGCAGAAGATCTTTGTCACTTGCTGGTCCGGATACGGCGCCGACCGCAACAACCCCGGCGACCTTGCCAATCTCCGTCGCCATCTCGTCTGTCTCGATTTGAAGTCCGGCCAGATTCTCTGGGATCAGAGCATCGCTGCCGTTCAGCCGGAAGAACGCTACGGCGGCATGTTCGCCGAGAACGGGTATGCTTCGCATACTCCGACGTCCGACGGCAAACATGTGTATGTCTACTACGGCAAGTCCGGCGCGCTGGCCTATGACCTCGACGGCAAGCAGCTTTGGCAGAAAGTGGTCGGCTCGGAATCCGACCCACGCGGCTGGGGTTCGGCCTCGAGCCCAATTCTCTACAAAAATCTGGTGATCGTTCCCGCCACCGCCGAATGCGAAGGTCTCGTCGCCCTGAATAAAGAGACGGGCGCAGAAGTCTGGAGACAGGAAGCCCGCGGCTTTGCAGGTACCTGGGGAACTCCCATTCTCATCACCACGGGGGACCGCACCGACCTGGTCATGGCCATCCCCGGCGAAGTCTGGGCCTTCAATCCGGACACCGGCAAGCTCCGCTGGTACTGCCAGACCGGCGAATCCGATTCTTATTGTGCCAGTGCGATTGAAGACCACGGCGTCGTCTATGCCCTCGAAAATCGAGGCGGACAAACCACCGCCCTCCGCGCTGGCGGCGACGGCGATGTCACCAGCAGCGCCATCGTCTGGCATGGACGCGACAACGCCCGCATCACGACGCCAGTCGTCGTCGATGGCAAGATCTACCTCTTCTCCGGTGGCATAGCGACCTGCCTCGATGCCAAAACCGGCGAGCGCATCTATCAGTCCCGGCTCGGCGGCACGGCTCGCCCCCGACCTGAAATGGCAGACCGCGGTCCCGGGGGCGGAAACGGTCCAGGCCCCGGCGCAGGCAATAGCCCTCCAGGCGGCGGTCCTGGCGCTCCCGGCGGACGCGGCGGCCGAGGAGGTGGAGGTGGCCGCGGCGGACAGGATTACTCGTCGCCCATCGTCGCCGATGGCAAGGTCATCTTCATCAGCCGCTCAGGCGAAGCTCACGTCGTCCAGCCTGGCGACAAGTTCGAAGAACTCGCCGTCAACACGGTGACTGCCGATCAGGAAGACTTCAGCGCCACCCCCGCCGTCAGCGACGGCAACCTCCTGATCCGCTCCAGCAAAAATCTCTACTGCATCTCAAAGCAGTAAGTGGAAACGCGTTCTCACGCCAAAATCAGAAAGCCCGCACTGGAGTGCTCTCCTGTGCGGGCTTCTCTTTCAATGTCTGCCTCGGCGCTCTCAGCGAACTCCGCGTTTCAAAAACTCTTCTCTTCCCTGCTTCAAGCCGAGTGAGTCACACCGTGTTGCCGGATCGCCGCACGTTGCCGATTCGCCACGAGTGATGTCCCCGCCTGCTGCCGGAAATCAACATCCAGACGTTTCGTGCCCGCTTCTCTCACCCACCGCATTATCCGCATCTCTTCTCTTGCAAAGCAGTTAGACACAGCGCACACACTGCGCTCGTTTTTCTTGGCACCCCATTTGAAAGGCATTCAATTGTTCACAACCCGTCCAGCTTTCCAAACAGGCTGTCCAGGATCACGCACACCGCCCGCTCTCACCGGGCGGTGTGCTTCGCCAGGCGTGAGCCCACCACCATAGGTTCTCCATGCAGACTCCGACCGTCATCATCGCCACCGCGGACGAACGTCTTGGCCGCGATCTCGCAGGCAGCCTGGCCGGATCTCATCAGCTCAGCGTCACCACTCAGATCGAACAGGTGCGTTTTCTCCTCTCCGCACCAGGTCCAGATCTGCTGCTCCTCGACGTCCGCTTCACCACCGACAACGGTCGTGCCGCGTCCGAACTGCTGACCGCCATGACGGCGTCTCACCCGCAGACCTGCGTCATCGCTCTCGTCTCCGCTCAATCGCATCTCGCGGTCAACCTGCCCGAGCACCCGTCGCTCACCCCGTACCACGGCGCTGTCTCGGCGGTCGAAGTTCGGGCATTGATTTCCAGAACGCTCGCTGCCAAAGCCGCCGCTGCTCCTGCACCCGTCGATCCGACGCCGGCTCCGCAGCCTGCTCCGGCCTCGGCTCAGCCTCGCGATGCCGGACCAAATTCATTCGGCGCGGCAGTCTTCGAAGGGGTCACCCGACAATTCGAGACCCGATCGCACGAACTCAAGAAGATGCTTGACGATCTGATGATCGCCGCCAGTCATGACGTCACGATTCTGCTGATCGGCGAAACTGGCTCAGGGAAGACTTTCCTGTCGAACCTCGTGCATGAATCGTCCCCTCGCAAAGATGAGCCATTCCTGCACATCGCCTGTGGAGCACTTCCCCGCGACCTCCTCGAAAGCGAACTCTTCGGGCACGTCAAAGGGGCCTTCACCAGCGCCCATGCCGATAAGGAAGGCAAGTTTCTCGCAGCCCGACGCGGCACCATCCTGCTGGACGAAATCGACGTTCTCGGTCCCGAACAGCAGGTGAAGCTGCTGCGAGTGATCGAGACAGGCGAGTTCGAACCGGTCGGCTCCAACCAGACCTACCGCTCACAGGCCCGACTGGTGGTCGCCAGCAACCTCGAACTGCAGCCCCTCGTCGAACAAGGCAAGTTCCGTCCGGACTTGTACTATCGGTTGAACATGCTGAAGTTCGAACTCCCCCCCTTGCGGAAGCGCAAGGCCGACATCATTCCGCTGGCTAAGAAGTTCATCAGCCACTTTCAGCAGAAACACTCGATCCAGATTCACCGCATCGACGACTCGATGCTGGACGAACTGCTGACCTACCCGTGGCCCGGCAACGTCCGCGAACTCGAACACGTCATCCAACGAGCAGTGATTTATTGCCGGAACGGAGTCCTCTCACGCGAACACCTGCCGGCCCACCTGCTGTCAGGTCACGCCGGCCCCACGAACGATGCGTCGGTTCACCTCGGAGCTTCAGGCCTGACGACGCAGCATTCGCTCGAACGCCAGGTCGCCGTGTCCGAGAAGGAAATCATCGAACAGGCGTTGTTCAAGAACAACTTCAGCCGCACCAGAACGGCCGTCGACCTCGGCATCAGCCGCGTCACCCTCTACAACAAGATGAAGAAGTACGAGATGCTGAAGTGAGAGGATGGTTGAAGGTTGATCGTTTAAGGTTGAAGGGGAAGCTCTCATGCTCCCCTCGCCCCAGTACTCTGGGGAGAGGGGTCGGGGGTGAGGGGCCGAACGGTCATTCCAAACGCCGCCATCACCTCTGACCACACGCCTCAACCCAAAAAGAAAAGGGGACGCTCCCGCGCCCCCCTTTTCAACCTTCAACCTTCAACCTTCAACCTTCAACCTTCAACCTTCAACCTTCAACCCTAAACGCTCAACGCTTCCTTGTGAAACTCATCGATTGACTTCAAAACATTGTCCCGCTCCGGCTCGAAGAGATCGCCGATCAACAGGTCGGTCACGTCTCCCTGATGGTGCGGGTACTTGCGGATGAACTGGCCGAAGTTGAGGCCGTCGTAGTATTCGCACACCAGCCGCCGCATCCGGTCCATCCCTTCGATGAATGCCGGACCCCAGTGCCCGAGTTGTGCGGCCGAGGTATCCCCTTTCTCCAAACCATCCGAGACCGCGTCCGCGGCCAGTGTGCCCGACTTGAGGGCCAGCAGCACGCCTGACGAATACAACGGGTCGAGAAAGCCGAAGGCATCCCCCACCAGCACCCACCCGTCACCGGCGATCTGCTTTGAACGGTAGGTGTAGTCCTTCGTCGTCCGAATCTTGTCGACCACCTCCGCGCCGGCGATCCGTTCCTTCACCCCAGGGCAGCGTTCGACTT
Encoded proteins:
- the deoC gene encoding deoxyribose-phosphate aldolase → MNYHDISRMIDHALLSPRLTAADLDAGIDLALRYEVASACIMPYALRHCAERLSGTGVKASTTIGFPHGSQPTSVKQFEAEHAIANGCEELDMVVNISQVLSGAWDAVRTDIQAVIAPAHAAGRKVKVIFETCDLLNDHKRRLCDICGELNADWVKTSTGFSTQGATLADVQLMRACSPPHVQVKAAGGVRTFDDLLAFRTAGATRIGTSKTRELLEACRTRLSLPPLSASGVSTTGY
- a CDS encoding PQQ-binding-like beta-propeller repeat protein: MRFASLVRSAAVLGLTIAFQPSGLCRADDWLRFRGPNGSGVSTDTESIPAKWSATENLKWKTALPGPGSSSPIIVGQKIFVTCWSGYGADRNNPGDLANLRRHLVCLDLKSGQILWDQSIAAVQPEERYGGMFAENGYASHTPTSDGKHVYVYYGKSGALAYDLDGKQLWQKVVGSESDPRGWGSASSPILYKNLVIVPATAECEGLVALNKETGAEVWRQEARGFAGTWGTPILITTGDRTDLVMAIPGEVWAFNPDTGKLRWYCQTGESDSYCASAIEDHGVVYALENRGGQTTALRAGGDGDVTSSAIVWHGRDNARITTPVVVDGKIYLFSGGIATCLDAKTGERIYQSRLGGTARPRPEMADRGPGGGNGPGPGAGNSPPGGGPGAPGGRGGRGGGGGRGGQDYSSPIVADGKVIFISRSGEAHVVQPGDKFEELAVNTVTADQEDFSATPAVSDGNLLIRSSKNLYCISKQ
- a CDS encoding sigma-54 dependent transcriptional regulator; the protein is MQTPTVIIATADERLGRDLAGSLAGSHQLSVTTQIEQVRFLLSAPGPDLLLLDVRFTTDNGRAASELLTAMTASHPQTCVIALVSAQSHLAVNLPEHPSLTPYHGAVSAVEVRALISRTLAAKAAAAPAPVDPTPAPQPAPASAQPRDAGPNSFGAAVFEGVTRQFETRSHELKKMLDDLMIAASHDVTILLIGETGSGKTFLSNLVHESSPRKDEPFLHIACGALPRDLLESELFGHVKGAFTSAHADKEGKFLAARRGTILLDEIDVLGPEQQVKLLRVIETGEFEPVGSNQTYRSQARLVVASNLELQPLVEQGKFRPDLYYRLNMLKFELPPLRKRKADIIPLAKKFISHFQQKHSIQIHRIDDSMLDELLTYPWPGNVRELEHVIQRAVIYCRNGVLSREHLPAHLLSGHAGPTNDASVHLGASGLTTQHSLERQVAVSEKEIIEQALFKNNFSRTRTAVDLGISRVTLYNKMKKYEMLK